Genomic DNA from Bartonella alsatica:
GAAAATTCTTATGCATTAATCCCACTCAACAATTCTAACTTTACAGGTGCTGTTAAAACGCTATCACCACACACCACCAGAACTGGACTATTCACCACCGAAACCGTTCTACATACAACCAGTCTCACAGTTTGATCAAAGTTTCACCTCTCACTCGTTTTTGAAAACCAGGAAAGAAGTTCATTTTTAATATGTCAATCTGCCCCACTAGTGGGGCTTTTTTTTAATGGAGAAGCATATGCGAAAAATATCATCAGAAGGGCTAGCACTTATCAAACAATGGGAAGGTTTGCGTTTGAATGCCTATAAAGATGCCATTGGTGTGTGGACAATAGGTTACGGACATACAAACAGTGCCGGAAAACCTTTTGTTCATAAAGGCATGACAATCACTGAAAAACAAGCAGAAGAACTGCTTTGCCAAGATTTAAGACAATTTGAAAATGCTGTAGAACAAGCGGTTCAAGTTCCCTTAACAGATGAACAATTCGCGGCATTAGTTTCTTTTTGTTATAATGTAGGAACAACAGCTTTTTGCAACTCAACCCTATTAAAGAAACTCAATAACGGTGAATATGAAGCAATACCATCCGAATTACAAAAATGGACCAAAGCCGGTGGTAAACGTTTGCAAGGTCTTGTGCACCGGCGTGTAGCAGAAGCAGGATTGTGGGCGAAAGGTGCGTTTGTTTCCTCCAACTATCAAACAGTGGAAACGCAAGCACCAACGGGACTTTTTAAGGCAGAAGCCCTTGCACCAATCATTGGATCTTTTTCGGGACTTGGTGGTTTTTTGGCAGGCAATGGTCCCATCCAATGGGCTTTGGCAACCATTATGATTTTAGCCGCATGTGCTGGTATTTTCTTTGTTGCTAAACGCTTTCAGGAGCACCGCCTATGATCTTATGGATGAAAAAAAATCTGATACTAACAGGTGCAGTTTTAGCTGCTTTTTTTATTACTTTAGCTAGAGCCTTTACCTTTGGAAAGAAGGTGGAACAGCAAAAACAAACAGAAAATACTTTAAAAGCAGCAAAAACACGACTGGAAGTGGAAAATGAAATTAATCAAAAAAGTGATGCTGATGTGCGTACTGCTCTCTCTGACTGGTTGCGGGATCCATAAATATGCTTCTTCTTGTGTTGGTTGGTTACCAATTTACTTAAGTCGACAAGATTTAAACGCCATCAGTTCAAACTTAGCAAGAGAGATTCTAAAGCATAACAAGCAGGGTGAACGCTTATGTGGGTGGAAACATGGCCAGAAGAAAAACTGAAAAATACACAGAACTTACAGAAGCAGAAAAAGAGATGCTTCAGGAAATGATCATTACCTACCAAACTATGAAAATGATGTCTCGTTTTATGAAGTGGATAGCCTTTTTTATCTTTTTGCTTATCCTCGATTTTGCCC
This window encodes:
- a CDS encoding lysozyme; this encodes MRKISSEGLALIKQWEGLRLNAYKDAIGVWTIGYGHTNSAGKPFVHKGMTITEKQAEELLCQDLRQFENAVEQAVQVPLTDEQFAALVSFCYNVGTTAFCNSTLLKKLNNGEYEAIPSELQKWTKAGGKRLQGLVHRRVAEAGLWAKGAFVSSNYQTVETQAPTGLFKAEALAPIIGSFSGLGGFLAGNGPIQWALATIMILAACAGIFFVAKRFQEHRL